One Malania oleifera isolate guangnan ecotype guangnan chromosome 10, ASM2987363v1, whole genome shotgun sequence genomic region harbors:
- the LOC131165438 gene encoding protein RNA-directed DNA methylation 3 isoform X1 codes for MASKGKEIAGKGSVGKRKRDDSDKSGGRKRKNLSVLQFFEDSADVDDYSDSEDSEIGDDFFEEEFDMDVKEKNETGKAQNLPFLPKEEELTVDEFERALEERYKSGSGLVTYADDENDSKRSIDRNFLMPSAKDPTIWKVKCMVGRERHSAFCLMQKYIDLQSLGTKLQIISAFAVEHVKGFIYIEADKQSDVNEACKGLCSIYSSRLAPVPKNEISHLLSVRSKYNEVSEGMWARVKNGKYKGDLAQVVAVNDARKRATIKLIPRINLRAIAEKFGWGVSLKKIATPAPRLISSSELEEFRPLIHYRRDRDTGKHFEILDGLMLKDGYLYKKVSIDSLTCWGVVPLEEELQKFTPSKNDESENVEWLTQIYGEQRKKRCRFMNLKSEKGGGSKGGGKGGKGEGTSGSSMENNFEVDDLVCFGRKDFGVILGVDKDNKYKILKEGSEGPVTVTVDLRELKNVPFDKKFTALDQHMKIISINDTVKVLEGPSKGRQGIVKQIYRGTIFLYDESEMENSGYFCSRSQMCQKVKRSGGACNEKGGESSGLPAFDDFPSSPKSPLSPKNPWQARENNRDFNRGDKDGIFSVGQTLRIKVGPLKGYICRVLAVRRSDVTVKLDSRHKVLTVKCEDLSEVREKKSAISLSEDPESSTMKAFDFLGTHGCSADWMEGAGKPAESDGWNAGGLSAERSSWPSFPTASFSLQPDSSSANPLGSVDNDSNKDAGDDAWERKITQNQDSPWGAAIADVKASVESDQAGGWVQSGDSWNQASSKDVTGNHENSRKKSESSWDRGKSVSVNPTGSWNSEAAGKNQLDSWGKGKNIVEAGSVDEREDGGGDGFTWGKAVESKYKGIGKELQEDSWGKAAEKWGCKDASNGSKADWGNPMAPSENTSGSCASAGEGWSARGSENIVQSSGWNRDKSVNGSQKENWGGSKSVGEDAARWGNQNNDSWNKQDGGSSWKKQDGGSCNKAEVNAEDEFKGRGNQNNDWGGSKSFGGDRGFSGWNKGQTGDKNDTDQQNTWERPKQLDGGRGSGGGRRGRGGARGGRDQFGRGRSFGQDQSSGWNKGGQENNWSGDGAGLGKPSTWNSNQVGGWSQGKGFDGDQKDDDWNKPSASSEGGGSSWSKVGDKWTNTKPSGGCESSWNNNQTEHQDGVKTNAGNQSSGWHGGGSKWNSSKSSDGGSASGWNKGSAANEESGGSGSQQNSWNAGKATVGNQGAGWGSGTSAARDGPPGMVENGNKWTSAKSSGGHKSSWNNNQTEQQDADKANAGNQSSGWHSGGGKWNSSKSSDGGSASGWNKGSAANEESGGSGSQQNSWNAGKATVGNLGAGSGSGTSAARDGPSGMVENGNKWTSAKSSGGHKSSWNNNQTELQDADKANAGNQSSGWHSGGGKWNSSKSSDGGSASGWNKGSAKNEESGGSESQQNSWNAGKATVGNQGAGWGSGMSAARDGPSGMVENGNKWTSAKSSWGHKSSWNNNQTEQQDADKANAGNQSSGWHSGGGKWNSSKSSDGGSGSGWNEEPAGSGSRCSGWNTGKSDAGDQGTGWGSGSGQGNGWNGGNTSGGGSEKGWGQSNNWKSTSSEAADWSQKSSWNSGNAFGSDQSGAGGNDYGLDSSNNRGRGNNWRGGRGNSDRGGFRGRGGSDGGGFGRRGGFGGRGSSDRGGFGGRGSSDRGGFGGRGSSERGGFGGRGSSDRGGFGGRGRGRRDPGGGWNNRNETGEGKSFGWNKGPNSNTEDWKGNDVAVSWNQGGGDKGNWQSWGSGTGSAKENGLNESQPGGWGSQKSGWSQPASWDKDAGGSNAEGGGWNKGSAVNNEAGGGKDTENKWKPSNTCGGGSSWSHSAAGEEAAQNTGWTPGTSASKGSSGGNNKAGGWNSGSGWKQSKAAVESDGTDAQSWGWNKGTSSSANDGEGSNAKSGGWKTEAAHQTTGGGGWNEDAGASNAQTGGWNKGAPSSKGSGGW; via the exons ATGGCGTCGAAGGGCAAGGAAATCGCCGGAAAAGGCTCCGTTGGGAAGAGGAAGCGGGATGACAGCGACAAATCCGGTGGTCGCAAGCGGAAGAACTTGAGTGTTCTCCAGTTCTTCGAGGATTCTGCCGACGTCGATGACTACAGTGATAGCGAGGATAGTGAGATTGGTGATG ATTTTTTCGAAGAAGAGTTTGACATGGATGTGAAAGAGAAGAATGAAACTGGAAAAGCTCAAAACCTTCCATTTTTGCCAAAAGAAGAGGAGCTGACTGTAGATGAATTTGAAAGAGCATTGGAAGAGCGATATAAGAGTGGTTCAGGACTTGTTACGTATGCCGATGATGAGAATGATtctaaaagatcaattgataGAAACTTTCTTATGCCTTCTGCGAAGGATCCAACTATATGGAAAGTCAAATGCATG GTTGGACGAGAGAGGCATTCTGCTTTCTGCCTTATGCAGAAGTACATTGATTTGCAGTCATTGGGAACGAAACTGCAGATAATTTCTGCATTTGCTGTTGAACATGTAAAAGGCTTTATTTATATTGAAGCTGATAAGCAATCTGATGTTAATGAG GCATGCAAAGGACTTTGTAGCATATATTCTAGTCGGTTGGCACCAGTTCCAAAAAATGAAATTTCCCATTTGCTCTCGGTCCGAAGCAAATACAATGAAGTTTCTGAGGGCATGTGGGCTCGAGTGAAGAATGGAAAATACAAGGGAGATCTAGCACAG GTTGTGGCTGTGAATGATGCGCGAAAACGAGCAACAATAAAGCTGATCCCCAGAATCAATTTGCGAGCAATTGCTGAAAAATTT GGTTGGGGGGTTAGTTTGAAGAAAATTGCTACGCCAGCTCCGAGATTGATCAGCTCAAGTGAACTTGA GGAGTTCCGGCCTCTCATTCATTACCGTCGTGATCGCGATACTGGCAAGCATTTTGAGATTCTTGACGGTCTGATGCTTAAGGATGGATATTTATACAAGAAAGTCTCCATTGATTCATTAACCTGCTGGGGTGTTGTGCCTTTGGAAGAAGAGCTTCAAAAGTTTACACCTTCCAAGAATGATGAGTCTGAAAATGTGGAGTGGCTTACACAGATTTATGGTGAACAAAGGAAAAAACGCTGCCGCTTTATGAATTTGAAGAGTGAGAAAGGGGGTGGAAGCAAAGGGGGTGGGAAAGGTGGGAAAGGTGAGGGCACATCAGGGTCTAGTATGGAGAACAATTTTGAGGTGGATGATCTTGTGTGCTTTGG CCGGAAGGATTTTGGTGTTATCTTGGGCGTGGATAAAGACAATAAGTACAAG ATTCTAAAAGAGGGTTCTGAAGGACCAGTAACGGTGACTGTTGATCTGCGTGAGTTGAAGAATGTGCCCTTTGATAAGAAATTTACTGCATTAGATCAGCATATGAAGATCATATCCATCAATGATACTGTCAAGGTCTTGGAAGGTCCATCTAAG GGTAGGCAAGGGATTGTCAAGCAAATCTACAGAGGTACTATCTTTTTATATGATGAAAGCGAGATGGAAAATAGTGGTTATTTCTGCTCTAGATCTCAGATGTGTCAGAAAGTTAAGCGTTCTGGTGGTGCATGCAATGAAAAG GGTGGTGAATCGTCAGGTCTCCCAGCTTTTGATGATTTTCCATCATCTCCTAAATCTCCTTTGTCACCTAAAAATCCATGGCAAGCAAGGGAAAATAATCGTGACT TCAACCGAGGAGATAAAGATGGAATATTCTCTGTGGGTCAAACATTGAGAATCAAAGTGGGTCCTCTAAAAGGGTACATCTGTCGTGTATTGGCAGTACGTCGTTCTGATGTTACGGTGAAGCTTGATTCTCGACATAAGGTTCTTACAG ttaaATGTGAGGATCTTTCTGAGGTCAGGGAAAAGAAATCTGCCATTTCGCTGAG CGAGGATCCAGAGTCCAGTACTATGAAAGCATTTGACTTCCTTGGAACACATGGTTGCTCAGCAG ATTGGATGGAGGGAGCGGGAAAACCAGCAGAGAGTGATGGGTGGAATGCTGGAGGGCTGTCTGCTGAAAG GAGCTCTTGGCCTAGTTTCCCCACTGCAAGCTTTTCG CTTCAACCAGATTCCAGTTCTGCAAATCCTCTTGGTTCTGTAGACAATGATTCCAATAAAG ATGCAGGGGATGATGCTTGGGAAAGGAAAATAACTCAAAATCAGGATTCACCATGGGGTGCTGCAATAGCTGATGTTAAAGCTTCTGTTGAAAGTGATCAAGCTGGAGGCTGGGTACAAAGTGGAGACTCCTGGAACCAAGCTTCTTCCAAAGATGTCACTGGTAATCATGAAAATAGTCGGAAAAAATCAGAGTCGTCATGGGATAGAGGGAAGAGTGTATCTGTGAATCCAACTGGAAGTTGGAATAGTGAAGCTGCTGGGAAGAACCAGCTGGACTCTTGGGGGAAGGGAAAGAATATAGTTGAAGCAGGCTCTGTAGATGAGCGAGAAGATGGTGGAGGTGATGGATTTACCTGGGGCAAAGCTGTGGAGTCCAAATATAAAGGCATTGGTAAGGAGCTTCAAGAAGATTCATGGGGCAAAGCAGCAGAAAAGTGGGGCTGCAAAGATGCTTCGAATGGAAGCAAAGCAGATTGGGGTAATCCAATGGCTCCATCAGAGAATACGTCTGGAAGCTGCGCTAGTGCAGGTGAGGGCTGGTCTGCACGAGGGTCGGAAAATATAGTTCAGTCAAGTGGCTGGAATAGAGACAAGAGTGTGAATGGAAGTCAGAAGGAGAATTGGGGTGGCTCCAAGAGTGTTGGCGAAGATGCAGCCAGATGGGGGAATCAGAATAATGATTCATGGAATAAACAAGATGGGGGATCCTCTTGGAAGAAACAGGATGGGGGATCTTGTAATAAAGCTGAAGTCAATGCAGAAGATGAGTTTAAAGGGAGAGGGAACCAAAACAATGACTGGGGTGGATCAAAGAGTTTTGGTGGGGATAGAGGATTCAGTGGTTGGAATAAAGGACAGACGGGGGATAAAAATGATACAGATCAGCAAAATACGTGGGAGAGGCCAAAACAACTTGATGGGGGTCGTGGGTCAGGAGGTGGGAGAAGGGGAAGAGGAGGTGCCCGAGGAGGTAGAGATCAATTTGGCAGAGGAAGATCATTTGGTCAGGATCAATCTTCTGGTTGGAACAAGGGTGGTCAAGAAAATAATTGGTCAGGTGATGGAGCAGGCTTGGGGAAGCCATCAACTTGGAACAGCAATCAGGTAGGTGGTTGGAGTCAAGGCAAAGGTTTTGATGGAGATCAGAAAGATGATGATTGGAACAAGCCAAGTGCCTCCAGTGAAGGAGGGGGAAGTAGCTGGAGCAAAGTTGGAGATAAATGGACCAACACAAAACCCTCTGGTGGATGTGAATCAAGTTGGAATAATAATCAAACTGAGCATCAGGATGGTGTCAAAACTAATGCAGGTAATCAATCTTCGGGTTGGCACGGTGGAGGCAGCAAGTGGAATTCATCCAAATCATCTGATGGGGGTTCTGCTTCTGGATGGAATAAAGGATCTGCTGCAAATGAAGAATCTGGTGGAAGTGGGTCTCAGCAAAATAGTTGGAATGCAGGTAAAGCTACTGTTGGGAACCAGGGTGCTGGTTGGGGAAGTGGAACGAGTGCTGCTAGGGATGGACCACCTGGTATGgttgaaaatggaaataaatggACCAGTGCAAAATCTTCTGGGGGACACAAGTCAAGCTGGAACAATAATCAAACTGAGCAGCAGGATGCTGACAAAGCTAATGCTGGTAATCAATCATCTGGTTGGCACAGTGGAGGCGGCAAGTGGAATTCATCCAAATCATCCGATGGGGGTTCTGCTTCTGGATGGAATAAAGGATCTGCTGCAAATGAAGAATCTGGTGGAAGTGGGTCTCAGCAAAATAGTTGGAATGCAGGTAAAGCTACTGTTGGGAACCTGGGTGCTGGTTCGGGAAGTGGAACGAGTGCTGCTAGGGATGGACCATCTGGTATGgttgaaaatggaaataaatggACCAGTGCAAAATCTTCTGGGGGACATAAGTCAAGTTGGAACAATAATCAAACTGAGCTGCAGGATGCTGACAAAGCTAATGCTGGTAATCAATCATCTGGCTGGCACAGTGGAGGTGGCAAGTGGAATTCATCCAAATCATCCGATGGGGGTTCTGCTTCTGGATGGAATAAGGGATCTGCTAAAAATGAAGAATCTGGTGGAAGTGAGTCTCAGCAAAATAGTTGGAATGCAGGTAAAGCTACTGTTGGGAACCAGGGTGCTGGTTGGGGAAGTGGAATGAGTGCTGCTAGGGATGGACCATCTGGTATGgttgaaaatggaaataaatggACCAGTGCAAAATCTTCTTGGGGACATAAGTCAAGCTGGAACAATAATCAAACTGAGCAGCAGGATGCTGACAAAGCTAATGCTGGTAATCAATCATCTGGTTGGCACAGTGGAGGCGGCAAGTGGAATTCATCCAAATCATCCGATGGGGGTTCTGGTTCTGGATGGAATGAAGAACCAGCTGGGAGTGGGTCTCGGTGCAGTGGTTGGAACACGGGTAAATCTGATGCTGGGGATCAGGGTACTGGTTGGGGAAGCGGCAGCGGCCAAGGAAATGGTTGGAACGGTGGAAACACTTCAGGAGGCGGATCAGAAAAAGGGTGGGGTCAGAGTAACAATTGGAAAAGTACAAGCAGCGAAGCAGCCGATTGGAGTCAGAAGAGCAGTTGGAATTCTGGGAATGCTTTTGGCAGTGACCAGTCAGGAGCTGGTGGAAATGATTATGGACTGGACAGCTCCAACAACAGGGGAAGGGGCAACAATTGGAGGGGTGGTAGAGGCAACTCTGACAGAGGCGGCTTCAGGGGCAGAGGTGGCTCTGACGGGGGCGGTTTTGGCCGTAGAGGTGGCTTTGGGGGTAGGGGCAGTTCTGACAGGGGAGGCTTTGGGGGTAGAGGCAGTTCTGACAGGGGTGGCTTTGGGGGTAGAGGCAGTTCTGAAAGAGGTGGCTTCGGTGGGAGAGGTAGTTCAGACAGAGGAGGCTTTGGTGGTAGAGGTCGAGGAAGGAGGGATCCGGGTGGTGGCTGGAACAATAGAAATGAGACTGGTGAGGGCAAATCTTTTGGATGGAACAAAGGGCCTAACAGTAACACTGAGGATTGGAAAGGTAATGACGTGGCAGTCTCTTGGAACCAAGGAGGTGGTGACAAGGGCAATTGGCAGAGTTGGGGTTCGGGAACTGGTTCAGCTAAAGAAAATGGTCTGAATGAAAGTCAACCTGGTGGTTGGGGTAGCCAGAAGTCTGGATGGAGCCAACCAGCCTCGTGGGATAAAGATGCTGGTGGGAGTAATGCTGAAGGGGGCGGTTGGAACAAAGGGAGTGCTGTGAATAATGAAGCCGGAGGAGGCAAGGATACTGAAAATAAATGGAAACCATCAAATACATGCGGTGGAGGGTCCAGCTGGAGTCATTCAGCTGCTGGTGAAGAAGCTGCACAGAACACTGGTTGGACTCCGGGAACTAGTGCGTCTAAAGGAAGCAGTGGGGGGAACAACAAAGCTGGAGGTTGGAATTCAGGATCAGGGTGGAAGCAGTCAAAGGCAGCAGTAGAGAGTGATGGCACTGATGCTCAGTCCTGGGGTTGGAACAAAGGAACTAGTAGCTCTGCTAATGATGGGGAGGGGAGCAATGCTAAAAGCGGGGGTTGGAAAACAGAAGCAGCTCATCAGACAACGGGAGGAGGTGGTTGGAATGAAGATGCAGGTGCAAGCAATGCTCAAACTGGAGGTTGGAACAAGGGAGCACCAAGCAGCAAAGGGAGTGGAGGGTGGTGA